AACGAGGAGACCGGGTACGCGTACGCGGTCGGCACGAACACCTGCAGCGGCGGACTGCACATGGTCGACATCCGGACACCGAAGTCGCCGGTGGCGGCCGGCTGCGTCAGCAACGACGGGTACACCCACGACACCCAGTGCGTGGTGTACCGGGGTCCGGACACCGCGTACACCGGGCGGGAGATCTGCGTCAGCTCCAACGAGGACACCGTCACCGTGGTCGACGTGACCAGCAAGTCCGCGCCCCGGCAGCTGTCCCGGATCGGGTACACCGGGCGGGCGTACACCCACCAGGGCTGGTTCACCGAGAACCAGCGGTACTTCCTGCTCGACGACGAGCTGGACGAGACCCGGCGCGGGGTGCGTACCCAGACCTACCTCTGGGACCTGGCCGACCTGGACAACCCCCGGCACATCGGCACCTACAGCGCCCCGACCGGGGTCCAGGCCACCGACCACAACCAGTACGTCAAGGGCAACTACAGCTACCAGGCCAACTACCGGGCCGGCCTGCGCATCCTGGACCTGCGCAACGTGGCGGCCGGGCAGGCCACCGAGGCGGGCTTCTTCGACGTCTACCCGTCCAGCGACAGCGCCTCGATGAACGGGGCGTGGAGCGTGTACCCGTACCTGCCCAGCGGTGTGGTGGTGGTCAGCGGGATCGAGCAGGGGCTCTTCGTCCTGCGGCCCCGGTTGTCGTGACCGCGACCAGCGACCGGCCGGTGGTGGTGGCGCGGACCGCCACCACCGGCGAGCCGGCGGGACGGCGCGGCCCGGACCCCGGCAACGCGCCGGAGTCGCCGCCGGCCGGGCGGCACGGCCCGGACACCGGCGGCCCGCCGGAGTCGCCGCGCGGCCCGGACCCCGCCGGCCCGCCGGCCGGTCGGGGCTCCCGGTACGCCGCCGCGGTGCTGGTGCTCGGGCTGACCCTGGCGGTCGGCTTCGCCGCCGGCCGCTCCGGCGGGCCGGCCGGGGCGCCGACCGGGCGGGCGGCACCGGCGGCGGGGGCGGCGCACCTCGGCCACGCCCCCGGCGGGCTGGAGGTCTCCCGGGACGGATACACGCTGGCCCTGCAGACCACGGGTCTGACCGTCGGCCGCCCGGGTGAGCTGGTCTTCCGCATCACCGATCCGACCGGCCAGCCGGTGACCGCCTTCCAGGTCACCCACGAACGGACGCTGCACCTGATCGTGGTGGGTCGGGACCTGACCGGGTACCGGCACCTGCACCCGGAGATGGCACCGGACGGCACCTGGCGGACCACCCTCACCCCGGGCGCGGCCGGGCCGCTGCGGGTGATCGCCGACTTCTGGCCGGTCGGCGCGCCGGCGCAGGTCACCCTCGGCGCGGACCTGCCGGTCCCCGGTCGGTACGTGCCCCGGCCACCGCAGGAGCAGCAGGAGACCGTCGTGGTGGACGGCTACACGGTGACCCTCGACGGTGGACTGCGGCCGGGCGAGTCGAACCAGCTCCTGGTCTGGCTGGGCCGCGACGGGCAGCCGGTGAACGACCTGCAACCGCACCTGGGCGCGTACGGGCACCTGGTCGCCCTGCGCCACGGCGACCTGGCCTACCTGCACGTGCACCCGGCCGCGGCCAGCCAGCCCAGTTCGGTGGTGGCCTTCGCGGTGCAGGTGCCGGCGGCCGGCACGTACCGGCTGTTCTTCGAGTTCCGGCACCGCGACGAGGTCCGGACGGTCGGGTTCACGCTCACCGCCTGAGCGCGACCGGCCCGGTCGAGCGGGCAGCGACGGTGGGGCGACGATGGTCCGGCGTCCCTGGCGGGGACGCCGGACCATCACCATCGCGGGTGACGCCCGGGGACGGGCCCGGTCAACCGACGGCGGCCAGATCGGTGAGTCGGGCCAACGAGTCCTCCAGGTCGGCGCCGACCCGACGCAGACCGAGCCGGAGCAGGGCCGCCTTGACCGGGCCGGCCGGCCAGCGTACGACGATGAGGCGCACGATCGTGCCGCCCTCCTCCTCGTCGGCGGTGAGCTGCACGTAGATCTCGGTCCGTGCCTCGGCCCGGGCCCCCGCGCCCTTGGCGCGTTCGCGCCAGCCGATCAGGTTCGGTTCCTGGAAGGCGATCACTTCGGCCTCGTGCGCCGCGCCGCGCCCGGCCTGGACCAGTTGTCGTCGGCCGAAGCCCTCTCCGGAGAGCACCTCGGCGGCACGTACCCCCGCCAGCCAGGCCGGCAACTGCTCGGCCCGCTGGACGACGTCCCAGACCACTTCCACCGGCGCCACCACGTGCGCACTGCGTTCCACGAGGATCATTTCGTCTTTCCCCCATTGAGGACATCCGCGATATTCGGCACTCTATGCGTCAAATCGGACGTAAGTGGACGTGTTCGGAAAAGACACGCCGAAAGCCCTTGCGCAACCCATCGCGGTACGCCTATGGCGCATCCCGGGTCGTACGCCCTAGAGTGCGAACACTGTTCGCGTTCTGGTCGCGTCCCCGGAGGGTGCCCGATGACCGCGCCGATGCCCACCTTCCCCGCCGGCTTCCGCTGGGGGGTGTCCACCTCGGCGTACCAGATCGAGGGGGCCGCCACCGCCGACGGACGCGGCCGGTCCATCTGGGACACCTTCGCCCACACCCCCGGGCGGATCGCCGACGGCAGCACCGGCGACGTGGCCTGCGACCACTACCACCGGCACCGCGAGGACGTCGCGCTGCTGGCAGGGCTGGGCGTCTCGGCGTACCGGTTCTCCGTGGCCTGGCCCCGGGTGCTGCCCACCGGCTCCGGCGCGGTCGTCCCGGCCGGGCTGGACTTCTACGAACGCCTCGTCGACGACCTGCTCGCCGCCGGGATCGACCCGGTGGCCACCCTCTTCCACTGGGACCTGCCGCAGCCACTCCAGGACCGCGGCGGCTGGCTGGCCCGCGACACCGCCAGCCACTTCGCCGAGTACGCCGACGCCGTCGCCGCCCGCCTCGGCGACCGGGTGAAACTCTGGATCACGCTGAACGAGCCGTTCATCCACCTGAGCCTCGGGCACGGCACCGGCGCGCACGCCCCCGGCCAGGCCCTGCTCCTGGACGCGCTGCCGGTCGCCCACCACCAGCTGCTCGGCCACGGCCTGGCCGTCGCCGCGCTGCGCGCCCGCAGCACCGCACCGGTCGCCATCGCCAACAACTACTCCCCCGTGGTGCCCGCCGGGCGGACCGACGCCGACCGGGCCGCCGCGGCCGCGTACCACGCGCTGCACAACCGGCTCTGCACCGATCCGCTGCTCGGTCGGGGCTACCCGCCCGGCTTCGACCCGACGGAGGTGCCCACCGGCACCCCGGCCGTCGTGCGCGACGGTGACCTCGACGTGATCGCCGCGCCGCTGGACGTGCTCGGCGTGAACTACTACCACCCGAGCGCGGTACGCGCCGGCACGCCGGACGACCCGCTGCCGTTCGAGCTGGTGCCGCTGACCGGGCATCCCCGCACCGCCTTCGACTGGCCGGTGGTCCCGGACGGGCTACGTGACCTGCTCGTCGGGTTGCGCACCGAGTACGGCGACGCGCTGCCGCCGATCCAGGTAACCGAGAACGGCTGCGCGTACGACGACGTACCCGACACCCGGGGCCGGGTCCACGACCCGGAGCGGATCGCGTACCTCGACGGTCACCTGCGGGCGGTGCACGCGGCGATCGCGGCCGGCGTCGAGGTGACCGGGTACTTCGTCTGGTCGCTGCTGGACAACTGGGAGTGGGCCGAGGGCTTCACCAAACGCTTCGGGCTGACGCACGTGGACTTCGCCACCCAGCGGCGTACCCCCAAGTCGTCGTACACCTGGTTCCGCGACGTCGTCACCCGGCCCACGCCCGACCAGCCGGCGTAGCCCGGTGGCCGCCATCGACCCACCGCCCGGGTCGCTGCCTGGGCCGCTGCCTGAGCCACCGCCCGGGTCCTTGCCTGAGCCACCGCCCGGGTCCTTGCCTGGGCCGCTGCCCGGGTCCTTGCCCGGGTCGCTGCCCGCCGCGCTCGCCGAGCCGAGGGTGCCGGTCCGGCGGAGCTGGATCGCGCTGATCTTCGCGGCGAACCTCGGGGTGTGGATGGCCTTCTTCACCCCGATCCAGGTGCTGCTGCCGCAGCAGATCGAGCGGATCGCCCCGGGCGACAAGGAGGCGGTGTTCGCCGTGGTCACCGGTCTCGGCGCGCTGGCGGCGGTGCTGGCCAACCCACTCGCCGGGGCGCTGTCGGACCGGACCCGCCTGCGGGTGGCCGGCCGGGAACTGGGCCGGCGGCACGTCTGGACCGCCGGGGGTGCCGTCGGCGGCGCGCTCGCCCTGCTGCTGCTGTCCCGGCAGGACACCGTCGTCGGGGTGGCGCTCGGCTGGCTGGCCGCGCAGGTCTGCTTCAACGCCATGCTGGCCAGTCTCACCGCCGGCATCCCGGACCGGGTGCCGGTGCGTCAGCGCGGCGGCGTCTCCGGCTGGGTGGGCATCCCGCAGTCGCTCGGCCTGGTGCTCGGCGCGGTGCTGGTGACCGCCGTGGTCACCGGCAACACCGCCGGGTACGCCACGATCGCGCTGGCCGTACTGCTGCTCTCGCTGCCGTTCGCGCTGCTCACCGCCGACGACCCGCTGCCCCGTCGGCACCTGCCGGCACTGCGGGCGCGGACCCTGCTGGCCTCGATGTGGATCGACCCCCGCCGGCACCCGGACTTCGCCTGGGCCTGGCTGACCCGGTTCCTGGTCCAGCTCGGCAACGCGTTGGGCACCCTGTACCTGCTGTACTTCCTCACCGACGGGCTGCGCCACCCCGACCCTGCCGGCGGACTGCTGACGCTGATCCTGCTCTACACGCTCGGCATGATCCTCACCGCCGTGCTCTCCGGTCGGCTCTCCGACCGCTCCGGCCGGCGCAAGATCTACGTGATCACCTCCGGGCTGGTGATGGCGGTGGCCGCGCTGCTGCTGGCGGTCGCGCCGGTCTGGCCGGTGGCGATGGCCGCCGCGCTGCTGCTCGGCGCGGGCTACGGGGTCTACCTGTCGGTCGACGCCGCGTTGATCACGCAGGTCCTGCCGATGGCCACCGACCGGGGCAAGGACCTTGGCGTGATCAACATCGCGAACTCGGCGCCGCAGGTGCTCGGCCCGGCGATGTCCGCCCCGATCGTGGTCCACCTCGGTGGCTACCCCACCCTGTACGCGGTCACCGCGGCGGTCACCCTGCTCGGCAGCGCCCTGGTGGTCAAGATCCGCAGCGTGCCGTGAGCGGGTGTCCGGCGTCTCCCGCTGGCAGGTGTCCGGCGGCCCCCGCCGGCAGGTGTTTGGAGGGGGCCCTTCCTATACCGGAAGCGATAACAAGGGGCCCTTCCTTGCAGCTGGGGCGGCGGCCGTAGGCTGGGGTGGTGACGGTTCGTGTACGCTTCGCCCCTTCCCCGACCGGTATGTTCCATGTTGGCGGCGCCCGCTCGGCGCTGCAGAACTGGATCTACGCCCAGCAGCAGGGCGGGGTGTTCGTGCTGCGCATCGAGGACACCGACGCGGCCCGCAATAAACCCGAGTGGACCGAGGGGATCCTCGCCGCGCTGGACTGGATCGGCATCGAGCGCGAGGGCTACGAGGGCCCCTACTTCCAGTCGCACTACGCCACCGAGCACCGGGCCGCCGCGCAGCGGCTGCACACCGAGGGTCGGGCGTACTACTGCGACTGCACCCGGGAGGCCGTACAGGCCCGTAGCGGATCCCAGTACTCCGGTTACGACGGCTTCTGCCGGGACCGGGGACTGACCGCCGGCACGGGTCGGGCGCTGCGCTTCCGCACCCCGGACGAGGGTACGACCGTCGTGGTCGACCTGATCCGGGGCGAGCCGACCTTCGAGAACAAGCTGATCGAGGACTTCGTCATCGCCCGGGGTGACGGCTCACCGGTGTTCCTGTTGGCCAACGTGGTCGACGACATGACGATGGGGATCACCCATGTGATCCGGGCCGAGGAGCACCTGCCCAACACCCCCAAGCAGCAACTGCTCTGGGTCGCGCTGGGGGCGCAGCCACCGGTCTGGGCACACGTGCCGGTGGTGGTCAACGAGAAGCGCCAGAAGCTCTCCAAGCGTCGGGACAAGGTCGCCCTGGAGGCGTACCGGGACGAGGGCTACCTGGCCGCCGCGATGCGCAACTACCTGATGCTGCTGGGCTGGGCCCCCTCCAACGACCGGGAGATCGTGCCCTGGTCGGTGATCGAGGAGGAGTTCCGGCTGGACGAGGTGAACCCGTCGCCGGCCTTCTTCGACGAGAAGAAGCTGCGCGCCTTCAACGGGGAGTACATCCGGGCCCTGACGGTGGAGGAGTTCATCGCCGTCTGCGGGCCGTGGCTCACCGGCACCGCCACCATCCCGCCGCCGCCCTGGCAGCCGGCGGAGTTCGACGCCGAGGCGTTCGCCGCCGTCGCGCCGCTGGCCCAGACCCGGATCGCGGTGCTCAGCGAGATCGTGCCGAACGTCGACTTCCTCTTCCTCGCCGACCCGCTGATCGACGAGGCCGCCTGGGCCAAGGCGATGAAGGCCGGCGCCGCCGAACTGCTGGACGCCGCCATCGCCGCCTACGCGGCGGTCACCACCTGGGACGCCCCGACCCTCAAGTCGACCCTGGAGTCGGTCGGCACCGAACACGGCCTGAAGCTCGGCAAGGCGCAGGCACCGGTCCGGGTCGCGGTCACCGGCCGGACCGTCGGCCTGCCGCTCTTCGAGTCGTTGGAGGTGCTCGGTCGCGAGCGCACCCTGGCCCGCCTCCGCGCCGCCCGCCTCCGCCTCCCCTGACCGTAAGGAAGGGCCCCCTGTTAACGCTTCCGGTATAGCGGGGTACCCCTTTCACGGCAGCCGTCGGGGGCCGGGCCGCCGGTCGCCGTGGACCGGTCGCTGGTAGCCGTGGGCCGTAGGGCCGGCCGCCGTCGCCGTGGGCGGGTCGCCGTAGGGCCGAGGGCGGGTCGCCGTAGGGCCGA
Above is a window of Micromonospora yangpuensis DNA encoding:
- a CDS encoding MFS transporter yields the protein MPGSLPAALAEPRVPVRRSWIALIFAANLGVWMAFFTPIQVLLPQQIERIAPGDKEAVFAVVTGLGALAAVLANPLAGALSDRTRLRVAGRELGRRHVWTAGGAVGGALALLLLSRQDTVVGVALGWLAAQVCFNAMLASLTAGIPDRVPVRQRGGVSGWVGIPQSLGLVLGAVLVTAVVTGNTAGYATIALAVLLLSLPFALLTADDPLPRRHLPALRARTLLASMWIDPRRHPDFAWAWLTRFLVQLGNALGTLYLLYFLTDGLRHPDPAGGLLTLILLYTLGMILTAVLSGRLSDRSGRRKIYVITSGLVMAVAALLLAVAPVWPVAMAAALLLGAGYGVYLSVDAALITQVLPMATDRGKDLGVINIANSAPQVLGPAMSAPIVVHLGGYPTLYAVTAAVTLLGSALVVKIRSVP
- a CDS encoding GH1 family beta-glucosidase, with the protein product MTAPMPTFPAGFRWGVSTSAYQIEGAATADGRGRSIWDTFAHTPGRIADGSTGDVACDHYHRHREDVALLAGLGVSAYRFSVAWPRVLPTGSGAVVPAGLDFYERLVDDLLAAGIDPVATLFHWDLPQPLQDRGGWLARDTASHFAEYADAVAARLGDRVKLWITLNEPFIHLSLGHGTGAHAPGQALLLDALPVAHHQLLGHGLAVAALRARSTAPVAIANNYSPVVPAGRTDADRAAAAAYHALHNRLCTDPLLGRGYPPGFDPTEVPTGTPAVVRDGDLDVIAAPLDVLGVNYYHPSAVRAGTPDDPLPFELVPLTGHPRTAFDWPVVPDGLRDLLVGLRTEYGDALPPIQVTENGCAYDDVPDTRGRVHDPERIAYLDGHLRAVHAAIAAGVEVTGYFVWSLLDNWEWAEGFTKRFGLTHVDFATQRRTPKSSYTWFRDVVTRPTPDQPA
- a CDS encoding SRPBCC family protein, with the translated sequence MILVERSAHVVAPVEVVWDVVQRAEQLPAWLAGVRAAEVLSGEGFGRRQLVQAGRGAAHEAEVIAFQEPNLIGWRERAKGAGARAEARTEIYVQLTADEEEGGTIVRLIVVRWPAGPVKAALLRLGLRRVGADLEDSLARLTDLAAVG
- the gltX gene encoding glutamate--tRNA ligase — its product is MTVRVRFAPSPTGMFHVGGARSALQNWIYAQQQGGVFVLRIEDTDAARNKPEWTEGILAALDWIGIEREGYEGPYFQSHYATEHRAAAQRLHTEGRAYYCDCTREAVQARSGSQYSGYDGFCRDRGLTAGTGRALRFRTPDEGTTVVVDLIRGEPTFENKLIEDFVIARGDGSPVFLLANVVDDMTMGITHVIRAEEHLPNTPKQQLLWVALGAQPPVWAHVPVVVNEKRQKLSKRRDKVALEAYRDEGYLAAAMRNYLMLLGWAPSNDREIVPWSVIEEEFRLDEVNPSPAFFDEKKLRAFNGEYIRALTVEEFIAVCGPWLTGTATIPPPPWQPAEFDAEAFAAVAPLAQTRIAVLSEIVPNVDFLFLADPLIDEAAWAKAMKAGAAELLDAAIAAYAAVTTWDAPTLKSTLESVGTEHGLKLGKAQAPVRVAVTGRTVGLPLFESLEVLGRERTLARLRAARLRLP
- a CDS encoding choice-of-anchor B family protein, which produces MRVVRIGIALALGTLVVSMLGSGSPSVAHDPATPAGRASAQEFMAQREPSQRLAAVAAATCTNGQAAGYPCRNVDLLSFLPLADIGGSQANDIWGWRDSTTGKEYALVGRRNGTSFVDISTPTAPVYLGNLPAHQNRTAIWRDIKVYRDHAYVVADVSGHGMQVFDLTRLRGVTTPQTWTANVHYAGFGNAHNIAVNEETGYAYAVGTNTCSGGLHMVDIRTPKSPVAAGCVSNDGYTHDTQCVVYRGPDTAYTGREICVSSNEDTVTVVDVTSKSAPRQLSRIGYTGRAYTHQGWFTENQRYFLLDDELDETRRGVRTQTYLWDLADLDNPRHIGTYSAPTGVQATDHNQYVKGNYSYQANYRAGLRILDLRNVAAGQATEAGFFDVYPSSDSASMNGAWSVYPYLPSGVVVVSGIEQGLFVLRPRLS